The Lutibacter profundi region AGCCAAATTGGATGCTAAAATTCAACGAATTATTAAAGAAATGAAATTAGATTAATGAATTATTTTAAGAAAATTATAGCGTACGCTAAGCCATATACAAAATTTGCATGGCTTAATATCTTATTCAATATTTTGTACGCTATTTTTAATGTACTAACCATTGTTGCCTTTATTCCTGTATTAAATATTTTGTTTAAACAACAAAATAAAATTGAAGCAGCTCCTGTTTATAAAGGAATTTTCTCTTTAGGAAAGTATGCTCAAGACAGTTTCTATTATTTTATTTCTCAAAAAATTGAAACTGAAGGCGTTATAAATACATTGGTTTTTGTATGTCTACTAACACTATTTTTGTTTTTCTTTAAAAACTTTTTTAGATATTTAGCATCATTTTCGTTATCGTTTTTACGAAATGGTGTTGTTAAAGATTTGCGAGATAGTATTTATCAAAAAATTATTGAATTGCCTATCGCCTATTTTTCAGAAAAAAAGAAAGGTGATATTATTGCTCGTATGACTTCTGATGTTCAAGAAATTGAAAATTCATTTTTAACTTCTCTAGAATCTGTAGTTAGAGAGCCATTAACCATTTTAATTTCATTAATAATTATGTTAGTTATCAGTACTAAACTAACCTTGTTTGTATTTATATTATTACCTATTTCAGGATTTATTATCTCTTCCATTAGTAAAAAATTAAAAGCACAATCACTAAAAGCACAACAAGAAACGGGTAATTTTTTATCGTTTATTGAAGAAACTTTAACCGGTTTACGAGTGATAAAAGGATTTAATGCAGAAGATAAAATAAAAGATAAATTTAAAAATTCCACCAATAATTTTAGACTATTAATGAACAGTGTTTTACAACGTAAAACACTCGCTTCTCCAATGAGTGAATTTTTAGGTTCAGCCACAATCATTTCAATATTATGGTATGGCGGAAAATTAGTTTTAGGAGATCACAGCACGTTACGACCTGAACAATTTTTAACTTATATTGGGTTGTTTTATTTAATTTTAAATCCTGTAAAAGCCTTAACCACATCTTTTTACAACATACAAAAAGGAAATGCTTCTGCTGAACGTATTTTAGATATTTTAGAAACCGAAAATACCATTGTTGATAAACCAAACGCTATTAATAAAAAATCATTTGACAAAAGTATTTTGTTCGAAAACATTTCATTTAAATACAAAGATGAATATGTTCTAAATAACTTTTCATTAGAACTAAAAAAAGGGCAAACGGTTGCATTGGTTGGACAATCAGGAAGTGGAAAATCTACTTTAGCAAATTTAATTACTCGATTTTATGATGTAAATAAAGGAACTATTAAAATTGATGGAATTGATATTAAAGATATTTCTCAAAAATCATTAAGAGGGTTAATGGGTATTGTAACTCAAGATTCTATTTTATTTAATGATACTGTTAAAAATAACATTAGTTTAGGCGTTGAATCTGCCACTGATGCTCAAGTAATTGAAGCTGCAAAAATTGCCAATGCACATGAATTTATTAAAGATTTACCTGAACAATATGAAACTAATATTGGCGATAGTGGCAATACGCTTTCTGGTGGACAAAAACAACG contains the following coding sequences:
- a CDS encoding ABC transporter ATP-binding protein, encoding MNYFKKIIAYAKPYTKFAWLNILFNILYAIFNVLTIVAFIPVLNILFKQQNKIEAAPVYKGIFSLGKYAQDSFYYFISQKIETEGVINTLVFVCLLTLFLFFFKNFFRYLASFSLSFLRNGVVKDLRDSIYQKIIELPIAYFSEKKKGDIIARMTSDVQEIENSFLTSLESVVREPLTILISLIIMLVISTKLTLFVFILLPISGFIISSISKKLKAQSLKAQQETGNFLSFIEETLTGLRVIKGFNAEDKIKDKFKNSTNNFRLLMNSVLQRKTLASPMSEFLGSATIISILWYGGKLVLGDHSTLRPEQFLTYIGLFYLILNPVKALTTSFYNIQKGNASAERILDILETENTIVDKPNAINKKSFDKSILFENISFKYKDEYVLNNFSLELKKGQTVALVGQSGSGKSTLANLITRFYDVNKGTIKIDGIDIKDISQKSLRGLMGIVTQDSILFNDTVKNNISLGVESATDAQVIEAAKIANAHEFIKDLPEQYETNIGDSGNTLSGGQKQRLSIARAVLKNPPIMVLDEATSALDTESEQLVQKALEKMMENRTSLVIAHRLSTIQKANLIVVMKKGAIVEQGKHSELLAKKGEYFKLVTMQSL